From Nocardioides sp. HDW12B, the proteins below share one genomic window:
- a CDS encoding regulatory protein RecX: protein MSRSTSSSESRHGARHDGRHDGRPRPRSGSGLGRGFVAGRTEPRDRPDDDGPPDEQWLGPEADPESVGRKVLLDQLTGQARSRAELAVKLARKRVPPEVAETLLDRFEDVGLVDDAAFARDWVESRQASRGLARRALSVELRRKGVASEVIAEAVSEVSAEDEDAAARELVRRRLRSLSRYDDATVVRRLTGMLARKGYPPSVVFRVVREEVAAADDLLGPDL, encoded by the coding sequence ATGAGCCGGTCAACGTCCAGTTCTGAGTCCCGGCACGGCGCACGTCACGACGGGCGCCACGACGGGCGACCGCGCCCCCGGTCCGGGTCCGGGCTGGGGCGCGGCTTCGTCGCCGGGCGCACCGAGCCGCGTGACCGCCCCGACGACGACGGTCCTCCGGACGAGCAGTGGCTCGGGCCGGAGGCCGACCCGGAGAGCGTGGGGCGCAAGGTCCTGCTCGACCAGCTGACCGGCCAGGCCCGCAGCCGAGCCGAGCTGGCGGTGAAGCTGGCGCGCAAGCGCGTGCCGCCGGAGGTCGCCGAGACGCTGCTCGACCGGTTCGAGGACGTCGGTCTCGTCGACGACGCCGCCTTCGCGCGGGACTGGGTCGAGTCGCGCCAGGCCAGCCGCGGCCTGGCCCGGAGGGCGCTCAGCGTCGAGCTGCGGCGCAAGGGGGTCGCCAGCGAGGTGATCGCCGAGGCCGTGAGCGAGGTCAGCGCCGAGGACGAGGACGCCGCCGCCCGCGAGCTGGTCCGACGTCGGCTGCGGAGCCTCAGCCGCTACGACGACGCCACCGTGGTCCGACGGCTGACGGGCATGCTGGCGCGCAAGGGCTACCCGCCCTCGGTGGTGTTCCGGGTGGTGCGCGAGGAGGTCGCGGCGGCCGACGACCTGCTCGGTCCCGACCTCTGA
- a CDS encoding NAD-dependent epimerase/dehydratase family protein translates to MKVLLTGASGFIGAAIRDQLDASGHDVVAVDALIPQAHGTDTVPDVSVHRLDVRQADTWVDLLRGVDVVCHQSAMVGAGVTVADMPLYASHNDLGTAVLLAAMEEAGVKRLVFASSMVVYGEGRYVCATHGHVQPGVRTVADLEAGRFDNPCPSCDRALGWELVDEDARLDPRSSYAASKLATEHYASAWVRQADARAVGLRYHNVYGARMPRDTPYSGVAAIFRSSLERGESPRVFEDGGQMRDFVHVTDVARANLASIEAVAEDRLAPYEAFNVCSGEPVSIRDVAQMLGAASGIDPVVTGQYRLGDVRHVVASPERARQVLGFSAQVGPEQGLAAFVHEPLRT, encoded by the coding sequence GTGAAGGTCCTGCTCACCGGCGCGTCCGGCTTCATCGGCGCCGCGATCCGCGACCAGCTCGACGCGTCCGGGCACGACGTCGTCGCCGTCGACGCCCTCATCCCGCAGGCCCACGGCACGGACACCGTGCCCGACGTCAGCGTCCACCGGCTCGACGTGCGCCAGGCCGACACCTGGGTCGACCTGCTCCGCGGGGTCGACGTGGTCTGCCACCAGTCGGCCATGGTCGGCGCCGGCGTGACGGTGGCCGACATGCCGCTCTACGCCTCGCACAACGACCTCGGCACCGCGGTGCTGCTCGCCGCGATGGAGGAGGCGGGCGTGAAGCGGCTGGTGTTCGCCTCCTCGATGGTCGTCTACGGCGAGGGCCGCTACGTCTGCGCGACGCACGGGCACGTGCAGCCCGGCGTGCGCACGGTGGCCGACCTCGAGGCCGGCCGTTTCGACAACCCGTGCCCGTCCTGCGACCGCGCCCTCGGGTGGGAGCTCGTCGACGAGGACGCCCGCCTCGACCCGCGCAGCAGCTACGCCGCGTCCAAGCTGGCCACGGAGCACTACGCCTCCGCGTGGGTGCGGCAGGCCGACGCCCGGGCCGTGGGGCTGAGGTACCACAACGTCTACGGCGCCCGGATGCCGCGGGACACGCCGTACTCCGGGGTGGCGGCGATCTTCCGCTCCTCGCTCGAGCGCGGCGAGTCCCCGCGGGTGTTCGAGGACGGCGGGCAGATGCGCGACTTCGTCCACGTCACCGACGTCGCCCGGGCGAACCTCGCCTCGATCGAGGCGGTCGCGGAGGACCGGCTGGCGCCGTACGAGGCCTTCAACGTCTGCTCCGGCGAGCCGGTGAGCATCCGCGACGTGGCGCAGATGCTCGGCGCCGCCAGCGGCATCGACCCCGTGGTCACCGGCCAGTACCGACTGGGCGACGTGCGGCACGTGGTCGCCTCGCCCGAGCGGGCCCGGCAGGTGCTGGGGTTCAGCGCGCAGGTCGGCCCCGAGCAGGGCCTGGCCGCCTTCGTGCACGAGCCGCTGCGCACCTGA
- a CDS encoding S-methyl-5'-thioadenosine phosphorylase, with the protein MTSPERPTLAVIGGSGFYEFLDDAETVEVETPYGAPSAPVTIGEVGGRRVAFLPRHGKGHAQPPHKINVRANIWALRSVGVRQVLAPCAVGGLQPHTQPGTLVVPDQLVDRTTSRIGTFVETGAMHIPFADPYCPQLRGSLLGAAPDAVDGGAMVVIEGPRFSTRAESQWYAAQGWSLVNMTGLPEAALAREMGLCYAAIALVTDVDAGVSAEDESVSMEAVFAMFAANIDRLKGLIGDAVAAAPPPGPCGCNTWMDGLEIPYELP; encoded by the coding sequence ATGACCAGCCCTGAGCGACCCACCCTCGCCGTCATCGGCGGCAGTGGCTTCTACGAGTTCCTCGACGACGCCGAGACGGTCGAGGTGGAGACGCCGTACGGCGCCCCCTCGGCCCCCGTCACCATCGGCGAGGTGGGCGGCCGTCGCGTCGCCTTCCTGCCGCGCCACGGCAAGGGCCACGCCCAGCCGCCGCACAAGATCAACGTGCGCGCCAACATCTGGGCCCTGCGCTCGGTGGGCGTGCGCCAGGTCCTCGCCCCCTGCGCCGTCGGCGGCCTGCAGCCCCACACGCAGCCCGGCACCCTCGTCGTGCCCGACCAGCTGGTCGACCGCACCACCTCCCGGATCGGCACCTTCGTCGAGACCGGCGCGATGCACATCCCCTTCGCCGACCCCTACTGCCCCCAGCTGCGCGGCTCGCTGCTCGGCGCCGCGCCCGACGCGGTCGACGGCGGGGCCATGGTCGTCATCGAGGGGCCGCGCTTCTCCACCCGCGCCGAGTCGCAGTGGTACGCCGCGCAGGGCTGGTCGCTGGTCAACATGACCGGGCTGCCCGAGGCGGCGCTGGCCCGCGAGATGGGGCTCTGCTACGCCGCCATCGCCCTGGTGACCGACGTCGACGCCGGGGTCTCGGCCGAGGACGAGTCGGTGAGCATGGAGGCGGTGTTCGCGATGTTCGCGGCCAACATCGACCGGCTCAAGGGCCTCATCGGCGACGCCGTCGCGGCCGCCCCGCCACCGGGACCGTGCGGCTGCAACACCTGGATGGACGGCCTCGAGATCCCCTACGAGCTCCCGTGA
- a CDS encoding glycosyltransferase, protein MPSDIPATPPPADRPRCDLVLPCKDEGPALVDLLPRIPDVFDVIVVDNGSTDDTVAVAERLGARVVREQSPGYGAAVHAGVVAARHDWLAVMDGDGSFDPDDLLPLLDEVVGGRADLALGRRRPVRSGVWPWHARAGNTVLLWWLRRKTGLPVRDIAPMRVSGRQAMVDLGVEDRRFGYPVELLQRAHAAGWRFSERDVAYHPRAEGTKSKVSGSVKGSLRAARDFAKVIR, encoded by the coding sequence ATGCCGTCCGACATCCCCGCCACGCCGCCGCCCGCCGATCGGCCGCGCTGCGACCTCGTGCTGCCCTGCAAGGACGAGGGGCCGGCCCTGGTCGACCTCCTGCCCCGCATCCCTGACGTCTTCGACGTGATCGTCGTCGACAACGGCTCGACCGACGACACCGTCGCGGTCGCCGAGCGGCTCGGGGCGCGCGTCGTGCGCGAGCAGAGCCCCGGGTACGGCGCCGCCGTCCACGCCGGCGTCGTGGCGGCGCGGCACGACTGGCTGGCCGTCATGGACGGCGACGGCTCGTTCGACCCCGACGACCTGCTGCCGCTCCTCGACGAGGTCGTCGGCGGTCGCGCCGACCTGGCCCTCGGACGGCGCCGCCCCGTCCGGTCGGGCGTCTGGCCCTGGCACGCCCGCGCCGGCAACACCGTGCTGCTGTGGTGGTTGCGCCGCAAGACCGGTCTCCCGGTGCGCGACATCGCGCCGATGCGCGTCAGCGGACGTCAGGCGATGGTCGACCTCGGCGTCGAGGACCGGCGGTTCGGCTACCCCGTCGAGCTGCTCCAGCGTGCCCACGCCGCCGGCTGGCGCTTCTCGGAGCGTGACGTCGCCTACCACCCTCGCGCGGAGGGCACGAAGTCGAAGGTCTCCGGGTCGGTGAAGGGCTCGCTGCGGGCGGCCCGCGACTTCGCGAAGGTGATCCGGTGA
- a CDS encoding DUF2064 domain-containing protein: protein MTTTEALFGPDGAPARGLVVAKAPVAGQVKTRLGADVGLDVAARLAAAALLDTLDAFEVAFGPGHRHVAMTGDLAAAEQGLEIRDRLASWTVHEQRGDGLGERLAHAHADVAATGPGPVVQVGMDTPQVTARLLEDVVTRLGRHPAVLGPAEDGGWWVLALADGTRGEVLVDVPMSTGTTCRETERALVAAGLSVAHAPVLCDVDTVVEATAVAADAPTTRFASLWRETTR, encoded by the coding sequence GTGACGACGACCGAGGCGCTCTTCGGCCCCGACGGTGCTCCTGCGCGGGGGCTCGTCGTCGCCAAGGCCCCCGTCGCGGGGCAGGTCAAGACGCGGCTGGGCGCGGACGTCGGGCTCGACGTGGCCGCCCGACTGGCCGCTGCTGCCCTGCTCGACACCCTCGACGCCTTCGAGGTCGCCTTCGGCCCCGGCCACCGGCACGTCGCGATGACCGGCGACCTCGCCGCGGCCGAGCAGGGCCTCGAGATCCGGGACCGGCTGGCCTCGTGGACGGTGCACGAGCAGCGGGGCGACGGCCTGGGGGAGCGGCTGGCCCACGCCCACGCCGACGTCGCCGCCACCGGGCCCGGACCGGTCGTGCAGGTCGGAATGGACACCCCGCAGGTGACCGCGCGCCTGCTGGAGGACGTGGTGACCCGGCTGGGCCGTCACCCGGCCGTGCTGGGGCCGGCCGAGGACGGCGGCTGGTGGGTGCTGGCGCTGGCGGACGGCACGCGCGGGGAGGTGCTCGTCGACGTCCCGATGTCGACCGGCACGACCTGTCGCGAGACCGAGCGCGCCCTCGTGGCGGCGGGCCTCTCCGTGGCCCACGCGCCCGTGCTCTGCGACGTCGACACGGTCGTGGAGGCCACCGCGGTCGCTGCCGACGCCCCGACCACACGGTTCGCCAGTCTCTGGCGCGAGACGACGCGCTAG
- the recA gene encoding recombinase RecA, which yields MSATNREKALDAALANIEKQFGKGSVMRLGDDTRAPLSVIPTGAISLDIALGLGGLPRGRVVEIYGPESSGKTTVALHAVANAQAAGGIVAFVDAEHALDPEYAKALGVDTDALLVSQPDSGEQALEIADMLIRSGALDLIVIDSVAALVPRAEIEGEMGDSHVGLQARLMSQALRKMTGALNNSQTTAIFINQLREKIGVMFGSPETTTGGRALKFYSSVRLDVRRIETLKDGQDMVGNRTRVKVVKNKVAPPFKQAEFDIMYGQGISREGGLIDVGVDAGLVRKAGAWYTYEGDQLGQGKENARTFLRDNPDLANELEKKILEKLGIGPQVTDEVVPDEPVNVQF from the coding sequence ATGTCAGCCACGAACCGCGAGAAGGCCCTCGACGCCGCGCTCGCCAACATCGAGAAGCAGTTCGGCAAGGGCTCGGTGATGCGTCTCGGTGACGACACCCGGGCGCCGCTGTCGGTCATCCCCACCGGCGCGATCTCCCTCGACATCGCCCTCGGCCTCGGCGGCCTGCCGCGCGGCCGCGTGGTCGAGATCTACGGCCCGGAGTCGTCGGGAAAGACGACGGTGGCGCTGCACGCCGTCGCCAACGCCCAGGCCGCCGGCGGCATCGTGGCGTTCGTCGACGCCGAGCACGCGCTCGACCCGGAGTACGCCAAGGCCCTCGGCGTCGACACCGACGCCCTGCTGGTCTCCCAGCCGGACTCGGGCGAGCAGGCGCTCGAGATCGCCGACATGCTGATCCGCTCGGGCGCGCTCGACCTCATCGTCATCGACTCCGTGGCCGCCCTGGTGCCGCGCGCGGAGATCGAGGGCGAGATGGGCGACAGCCACGTCGGCCTGCAGGCGCGGCTCATGAGCCAGGCGCTGCGCAAGATGACCGGTGCGCTGAACAACTCCCAGACCACCGCGATCTTCATCAACCAGCTGCGCGAGAAGATCGGCGTCATGTTCGGCTCGCCCGAGACCACGACCGGTGGCCGGGCGCTGAAGTTCTACTCCTCGGTGCGCCTCGACGTCCGTCGGATCGAGACGCTCAAGGACGGCCAGGACATGGTCGGCAACCGCACCCGCGTCAAGGTCGTCAAGAACAAGGTCGCTCCGCCGTTCAAGCAGGCCGAGTTCGACATCATGTACGGCCAGGGCATCAGCCGCGAGGGTGGACTCATCGACGTCGGCGTCGACGCGGGCCTCGTCCGCAAGGCCGGCGCCTGGTACACCTACGAGGGCGACCAGCTCGGCCAGGGCAAGGAGAACGCGCGCACCTTCCTGCGCGACAACCCCGACCTCGCCAACGAGCTGGAGAAGAAGATCCTCGAGAAGCTCGGAATCGGTCCCCAGGTGACCGACGAGGTCGTGCCCGATGAGCCGGTCAACGTCCAGTTCTGA
- a CDS encoding molybdopterin-dependent oxidoreductase encodes MTLLDPVRRAAARRPPAPAEEDFTSRLRSPAVAARIGLWLGVTFTVAFLTGIVSHWAQSPTPWLSFPSRPAWGYRVTQGLHVVSGTAAIPLLLVKLWTVYPRLFASFGRGARQLLVSALERASIAVLVASAVFQLSTGLMNSAQWYPWAFSFRSTHFAVAWVAIGALVVHVAVKLPVIRAALTGHVDDEGQDRAGTDADGALSRRGLLRSTWVASGVAVLASAGSTVPLLREVSVLGVRSGDGPQGLPVNKSARAAGVTSSALSPSYALELVRGGTTVRLTREQLLAMPQVTEELPIACVEGWSASGTWTGVRVKDLLAEVGAEPGDVVVTSLQTSGPYTTTLLPANFVADDATLLALQLDGEDLSIDHGYPARVIAPNRPGVLQTKWVGRLEVEA; translated from the coding sequence ATGACCCTGCTCGACCCCGTCCGTCGCGCTGCCGCCCGTCGCCCTCCCGCCCCCGCCGAGGAGGACTTCACCTCGCGCCTGCGCAGCCCGGCGGTGGCCGCCCGGATCGGCCTCTGGCTCGGCGTGACGTTCACCGTCGCCTTCCTGACGGGGATCGTGAGCCACTGGGCGCAGTCGCCGACGCCCTGGCTGTCCTTCCCCTCCCGGCCCGCCTGGGGCTACCGCGTCACCCAGGGCCTGCACGTGGTCAGCGGCACCGCCGCGATCCCGCTGCTGCTGGTCAAGCTCTGGACGGTCTACCCGCGCCTGTTCGCGTCCTTCGGCCGCGGCGCGCGTCAGCTCCTGGTCTCCGCGCTGGAGCGGGCGTCGATCGCCGTGCTCGTCGCCTCCGCGGTCTTCCAGCTCTCGACCGGGCTCATGAACTCGGCGCAGTGGTACCCCTGGGCCTTCAGCTTCCGCTCGACGCACTTCGCCGTGGCCTGGGTCGCGATCGGCGCCCTGGTCGTGCACGTGGCCGTCAAGCTGCCGGTCATCCGCGCCGCGCTGACCGGCCACGTGGACGACGAGGGGCAGGACCGGGCCGGGACGGACGCCGACGGCGCCCTCTCGCGCCGGGGGCTGCTGCGCAGCACCTGGGTCGCGTCCGGGGTCGCGGTCCTCGCCTCGGCCGGCAGCACGGTGCCGCTGCTGCGCGAGGTGTCGGTGCTCGGCGTCCGCTCCGGCGACGGCCCGCAGGGGCTGCCGGTCAACAAGTCGGCCCGCGCCGCCGGGGTGACCTCGTCGGCGCTGTCGCCGTCGTACGCCCTCGAGCTCGTCCGCGGCGGCACGACGGTGCGGCTCACGCGCGAGCAGCTGCTGGCGATGCCCCAGGTCACCGAGGAGCTGCCGATCGCCTGCGTCGAGGGCTGGAGCGCGTCCGGCACCTGGACCGGCGTGCGGGTCAAGGACCTGCTGGCCGAGGTCGGTGCGGAGCCGGGTGACGTGGTCGTCACGTCGCTGCAGACCTCCGGGCCGTACACGACCACGCTGCTGCCGGCGAACTTCGTCGCCGACGACGCGACGCTGCTGGCGCTGCAGCTCGACGGCGAGGACCTGTCGATCGACCACGGCTATCCGGCGCGGGTCATCGCCCCCAACCGCCCCGGCGTGCTCCAGACCAAGTGGGTCGGCCGCCTCGAGGTCGAGGCATGA
- a CDS encoding DUF3046 domain-containing protein, whose amino-acid sequence MRHTEFWARMEAELGAAYAPVWARQQVLGALGGRTPEAALEQGVPPKQVWYAVAAVLGVPESRR is encoded by the coding sequence GTGAGGCACACCGAGTTCTGGGCCCGGATGGAGGCCGAGCTGGGGGCGGCGTACGCCCCGGTCTGGGCGCGCCAGCAGGTGCTCGGCGCGCTCGGCGGCCGCACGCCGGAGGCGGCGCTCGAGCAGGGTGTGCCGCCCAAGCAGGTCTGGTACGCCGTCGCGGCCGTGCTCGGGGTGCCCGAGAGCCGGCGGTGA
- a CDS encoding MFS transporter, with amino-acid sequence MTDVPVSDAPASEAPLRAAEVASAQTRTVQVLVGSQALGGLGTTIGIAVASVLAERITGNASLAGLVQTVQVLGSAGAAYLLARVMGRHGRRPGVALGYLLGAVGAGLCVVGGAVGSFALLLTGALLLGANTAASLASRYAAADLAPARSKGRALSLVLWATTVGAVAGPNLVGPAGDLASAVGLPVLTGPFLVSLVATLAASLVVAALLRPDPLLLAREVSGEDLHGPPARLSRTERRELLRAHPGIGAAVLAMASAHAVMVAVMVMTPLHMDHGGADLEVIGLVISIHVLGMFFLSPLVGALVDRVGPRAVLGLGAGVLWASLTLSGTAPEGASLRIGTGLFLLGLGWSLCTVAAAALLTLTAPLAHRTGVQGTADLLMNLAAAAAGVGGGLVVGLLGYGALNAFAAVLVLGVAGAAVGAGPRSAAGERADAL; translated from the coding sequence GTGACGGACGTGCCCGTGTCGGACGCCCCCGCGTCTGAGGCCCCGCTGCGGGCCGCCGAGGTGGCGAGCGCGCAGACCCGCACGGTCCAGGTGCTCGTCGGCTCCCAGGCGCTCGGCGGGCTCGGCACCACGATCGGGATCGCCGTCGCCTCCGTCCTGGCCGAGCGCATCACCGGCAACGCCTCCCTGGCCGGGCTCGTGCAGACCGTCCAGGTCCTCGGCTCCGCCGGCGCGGCCTACCTGCTCGCCCGTGTCATGGGGCGCCACGGACGCCGTCCGGGGGTGGCGCTGGGCTACCTGCTCGGGGCCGTCGGGGCGGGCCTCTGCGTCGTCGGGGGAGCGGTCGGCTCCTTCGCCCTGCTGCTGACCGGGGCGCTGCTGCTGGGCGCCAACACCGCCGCGTCGCTCGCCTCCCGCTACGCCGCCGCCGACCTCGCCCCGGCCCGGAGCAAGGGACGGGCGCTCTCGCTCGTGCTGTGGGCGACGACGGTCGGCGCCGTCGCCGGCCCCAACCTCGTCGGACCCGCGGGCGACCTCGCCTCCGCCGTCGGTCTGCCCGTGCTCACCGGTCCGTTCCTCGTCAGCCTGGTCGCGACCCTCGCCGCCTCGCTCGTCGTGGCCGCCCTGCTGCGACCCGACCCGCTCCTGCTCGCCCGCGAGGTCTCGGGCGAGGACCTGCACGGTCCGCCCGCGCGCCTGAGCCGCACCGAGCGGCGCGAGCTGCTGCGCGCCCACCCGGGCATCGGGGCGGCGGTCCTGGCGATGGCGTCCGCGCACGCCGTGATGGTCGCCGTGATGGTGATGACCCCGCTGCACATGGACCACGGGGGTGCCGACCTCGAGGTCATCGGCCTGGTGATCAGCATCCACGTGCTCGGGATGTTCTTCCTCTCCCCGCTGGTGGGCGCGCTGGTGGACCGGGTCGGCCCGCGTGCGGTGCTGGGGCTCGGTGCAGGCGTGCTCTGGGCGTCGCTGACGCTGAGCGGCACGGCACCGGAGGGGGCGTCGCTGCGGATCGGCACCGGGCTGTTCCTGCTGGGCCTCGGCTGGTCGCTGTGCACCGTCGCGGCCGCCGCGCTGCTGACCCTGACCGCGCCGCTCGCGCACCGCACCGGGGTGCAGGGCACGGCCGACCTGTTGATGAACCTCGCCGCGGCGGCCGCCGGCGTCGGGGGAGGGCTGGTGGTCGGGCTCCTGGGCTACGGCGCCCTCAACGCCTTCGCGGCGGTCCTCGTCCTCGGCGTGGCCGGTGCCGCGGTCGGGGCCGGACCTCGGTCCGCCGCCGGGGAGCGGGCCGACGCCCTCTAG